In Planctomycetota bacterium, the following are encoded in one genomic region:
- the xerC gene encoding tyrosine recombinase XerC, with product MTTLPITDAFTAYLANERHFSPYTARCYGADLRQFVEFLASEYGIEVDPARESKAMEAALARKAGGAAFAPNAPIDPAFRPETVTEPILMASAEIVRQFLAHLGEQSYSAATMARKIATLRSFYKWADRRGFAMGNPMTVIRTPRQAKRLPKAITIEQIERLLSTPSDSDVLGRRDRAMLETLYSTGIRVSELVGLQITDLDLVGEALKVRGKGSKERIVPLGSHAIGAIQRYIEMLKGDPRLAGRETGPLFVNKHGGRLSSRSVRRKLDKYLKQCGLDPTISPHTLRHSFATHLLDNGADLRSVQELLGHQSLSTTQVYTHLTAQRLQDAYQKAHPRAQAS from the coding sequence ATGACGACCCTCCCGATCACCGACGCGTTCACGGCGTACCTCGCCAACGAACGTCATTTCAGCCCCTACACGGCGCGCTGCTACGGCGCCGACCTCCGCCAGTTCGTGGAGTTCCTCGCGTCGGAGTACGGCATCGAGGTGGACCCTGCGCGCGAATCGAAGGCCATGGAGGCCGCCCTCGCCCGAAAGGCCGGCGGCGCCGCCTTCGCGCCCAACGCGCCGATCGATCCGGCCTTCCGCCCCGAGACCGTCACCGAGCCGATCCTGATGGCCAGCGCCGAGATCGTGCGCCAGTTCCTCGCGCACCTGGGCGAGCAGAGCTACTCCGCCGCCACCATGGCGCGCAAGATCGCCACGCTGCGCTCGTTCTACAAGTGGGCCGACCGGCGCGGCTTCGCCATGGGCAACCCCATGACGGTCATCCGCACCCCGCGCCAGGCGAAGCGACTCCCCAAGGCCATCACCATCGAGCAGATCGAACGCCTGCTCTCGACGCCCTCGGACTCCGACGTGCTCGGACGCCGTGACCGCGCGATGCTCGAGACGCTCTACTCGACCGGCATCCGCGTGAGTGAGCTCGTGGGCCTGCAGATCACGGACCTCGACCTCGTGGGCGAAGCCCTGAAGGTCCGCGGCAAGGGCAGCAAGGAACGCATCGTGCCCCTGGGCAGCCACGCCATCGGCGCGATCCAGCGGTACATCGAGATGCTCAAGGGCGACCCGCGCCTCGCCGGCCGCGAGACCGGGCCGCTGTTCGTGAACAAGCACGGCGGGCGCCTCTCCAGCCGCTCGGTGCGCCGCAAGCTCGACAAGTACCTGAAGCAGTGCGGGCTCGACCCGACCATCAGCCCCCACACCCTCCGCCACAGCTTCGCGACGCACCTCCTGGACAACGGCGCCGACCTCCGCAGCGTGCAGGAACTCCTGGGGCACCAGAGCCTCAGCACCACGCAGGTCTACACGCACCTGACGGCCCAGCGCCTGCAGGACGCGTACCAGAAGGCCCACCCGCGGGCGCAGGCGAGCTGA
- a CDS encoding YajQ family cyclic di-GMP-binding protein, with translation MPSFDIVSRVDFAELDNAINNTHKAVAARFDFRGATAEISVDRKEKKMKFVVDDATKLRGLREMFESAAFKRGLVPATFDWQEPEPTVAGKVKCEVKLRDGLEQDLSKQIVKLVKESKLKVQASIQGEEVRVTGKQIDDLQAVMKMVNAGGFGVPFQFVNMKS, from the coding sequence ATGCCAAGCTTCGACATCGTCTCGCGCGTCGACTTCGCCGAGCTCGACAACGCGATCAACAACACGCACAAGGCCGTCGCCGCCCGGTTTGATTTCCGCGGCGCGACGGCCGAGATCAGCGTGGACCGCAAGGAAAAGAAGATGAAGTTCGTCGTGGACGACGCGACGAAACTGCGAGGGCTGCGCGAGATGTTCGAGTCCGCCGCGTTCAAGCGCGGGCTCGTGCCGGCGACGTTCGACTGGCAGGAGCCCGAGCCGACCGTCGCCGGCAAGGTCAAGTGCGAGGTGAAGCTGCGCGACGGGCTGGAACAGGACCTGTCCAAGCAGATCGTCAAGCTGGTCAAGGAATCGAAGCTGAAGGTGCAGGCGTCGATCCAGGGCGAGGAGGTCCGCGTGACGGGCAAGCAGATCGACGACCTGCAGGCCGTCATGAAGATGGTGAACGCCGGCGGCTTCGGCGTGCCGTTCCAGTTCGTGAACATGAAGAGCTAG
- a CDS encoding ABC transporter permease → MIALIARRLLQLPLILGAVLLLTLALAWGVPGNPLERAERRPPAEVEAAMRAQYRLDSFWSFAWSYTLRASGVRYAIDARRGEPMDGRDVFDLGPSLQYRDQRVADIIVDALPVSVSLGAAAIALALVIGVGAGVAGAVRPGGVLDALTLSLALVGISLPTFVVGTALLALFAIVFGWAPVGGWGSLRSMLLPAATLSLPYAAYIARLTRVGMIEALRADYVRTARAKGLPERTVIFRHALRNALVPTVSYLGPACAGAMTGSFVVETVFSVPGMGQHFVSAVQNKDLFLLMGVVLVYAVALVLLNLAADVLVRVVDPRVS, encoded by the coding sequence GTGATCGCGCTCATCGCCCGGCGACTGCTGCAACTCCCGCTCATCCTGGGCGCCGTGCTGCTCCTCACCCTGGCGCTGGCGTGGGGCGTGCCGGGCAACCCGCTGGAGCGCGCGGAGCGCCGCCCGCCCGCGGAAGTCGAGGCCGCCATGCGCGCCCAGTACCGGCTCGACAGCTTCTGGTCGTTCGCGTGGTCGTACACGCTCCGCGCCAGCGGCGTGCGCTACGCCATCGACGCGCGGCGCGGCGAGCCGATGGACGGCCGCGACGTCTTCGACCTGGGCCCCTCGCTGCAGTACCGCGACCAGCGCGTGGCCGACATCATCGTCGACGCCCTCCCCGTCTCGGTCTCGCTCGGCGCCGCGGCCATCGCGCTCGCGCTCGTCATCGGCGTGGGCGCGGGGGTCGCCGGGGCCGTGCGCCCCGGGGGCGTGCTCGACGCGCTCACCCTCTCGCTGGCGCTCGTGGGCATCAGCCTGCCGACGTTCGTCGTCGGCACCGCGCTGCTCGCGCTGTTCGCGATCGTCTTCGGCTGGGCGCCCGTCGGCGGGTGGGGCTCGCTGCGCAGCATGCTGCTGCCCGCGGCGACCCTCAGCCTTCCCTACGCCGCGTACATCGCGAGACTCACGCGCGTGGGCATGATCGAGGCCCTGCGCGCCGACTACGTCCGCACGGCCCGGGCCAAGGGCCTGCCCGAACGCACCGTGATCTTCCGGCACGCCCTCCGCAACGCGCTCGTGCCGACGGTCAGTTACCTCGGCCCGGCCTGCGCGGGGGCCATGACCGGCTCGTTCGTCGTCGAGACCGTCTTCAGCGTGCCCGGCATGGGCCAGCACTTCGTGAGCGCCGTGCAGAACAAGGACCTGTTCCTGCTGATGGGCGTCGTGCTGGTCTACGCCGTCGCGCTCGTGCTGCTGAACCTCGCCGCCGACGTGCTCGTCCGCGTGGTAGACCCGCGCGTGTCGTGA
- a CDS encoding DUF1444 family protein encodes MPREPEAFAETVASMLRQLQPAYAVDFIGPRELIVNGRRLDLENLFRMVNHEPARGTEIVSHYLEQLFAGDALQLVSMSLDFARSRIMPRIQPEGIFRHLSREQVAHVPFVNDTVIVFVTDLPHMTVSITTEQLVRWRLDIEETEQIARENLNQYAPELEVQVVESKEGGKAAILSQHDGYDAARLLLDGLYDRLAPQLGGNFYVATPARDMFVGFSCGPDPFVARLRERVEHDFRRLPYPICADFFLVTRDGVCGTKPETSAQGEAA; translated from the coding sequence ATGCCGCGAGAACCCGAAGCGTTCGCCGAAACCGTCGCGTCCATGCTGCGCCAACTGCAGCCGGCCTACGCGGTCGACTTCATCGGCCCGCGCGAGCTCATCGTCAACGGGCGGCGGCTCGACCTCGAGAACCTCTTCCGCATGGTCAACCACGAGCCCGCCCGCGGCACCGAGATCGTCTCGCACTACCTCGAGCAGCTCTTCGCCGGCGACGCCCTCCAGCTCGTCTCGATGTCGCTCGACTTCGCCCGCTCGCGGATCATGCCCCGCATCCAGCCCGAGGGCATCTTCCGGCACCTCTCGCGCGAGCAGGTCGCGCACGTCCCGTTCGTCAACGACACGGTCATCGTCTTCGTCACCGATCTCCCGCACATGACCGTGAGCATCACGACCGAGCAGCTCGTGCGCTGGCGCCTCGACATCGAAGAGACCGAGCAGATTGCGCGCGAGAATCTCAACCAGTACGCGCCCGAGCTGGAAGTGCAGGTCGTGGAATCGAAGGAGGGCGGGAAGGCCGCGATCCTGTCGCAGCACGACGGGTACGACGCGGCCCGGCTGCTGCTCGACGGGCTGTACGACCGGCTGGCGCCGCAGCTGGGCGGGAACTTCTACGTCGCCACGCCCGCGCGCGACATGTTCGTGGGGTTCTCGTGCGGGCCGGACCCGTTCGTCGCGCGCCTGCGCGAGCGCGTCGAGCACGACTTCCGCCGCTTGCCGTACCCCATCTGCGCCGACTTTTTCCTCGTCACGCGCGACGGGGTGTGCGGGACCAAGCCCGAGACGAGCGCCCAGGGCGAGGCGGCGTAG
- a CDS encoding DUF839 domain-containing protein — MAHTRREFLNRGTAFTLGFAGLSSLYARHKTLASALEASDTGFGPLIRDPRGIIDLPAGFTYSTFSRAGEEMDDGFLLPGKHDGMAAFRGENNRVILVRNHEMDATDVALGPFGADNARLSKLAPDRMFDAGGGRAPELGGTTTVVYNQLTGKVERQFMSLFGTARNCAGGPTPWNSWLTCEETALTKGEGREHDHGWVFEVPAGATGAVKPEPITAMGRFRHEAVAFDPRSGAVYQTEDVADAGLYRYLPKERTRLLAGGRLQALCVADRATLDTRNWDKAHQTVKVGEKLRVRWVDLVNVEAPKDDLRTQAQSKGGAIFARCEGIWYGDSCAYFASTSGGSSEMGQLWKYTPSQAEGTPDEEKNPGILELMLEVHDSKVLNNADNLTVAPWGDLIVCEDGDGANGLVGVTPDGIPYRLAMTRVNTSETAGACFSPDGSTLFMNIQHPGLTLAIRGPWKKR, encoded by the coding sequence ATGGCACACACTCGCCGTGAGTTTCTGAATCGGGGCACCGCGTTCACGCTCGGGTTTGCCGGGCTCAGTTCGCTCTACGCGCGTCACAAGACCCTCGCCTCGGCGCTCGAAGCCTCCGACACCGGCTTTGGCCCGCTGATCCGCGACCCCCGTGGGATCATCGACCTTCCCGCCGGGTTCACGTACTCCACGTTCTCGCGCGCCGGCGAGGAGATGGACGACGGGTTCCTCCTCCCCGGAAAGCACGACGGGATGGCCGCCTTCCGGGGCGAGAACAACCGCGTCATCCTGGTCCGCAACCACGAGATGGACGCGACCGATGTCGCGCTGGGCCCGTTCGGCGCCGACAACGCCCGCCTGTCGAAGCTGGCCCCCGACCGCATGTTCGACGCCGGCGGCGGGCGCGCCCCGGAACTGGGCGGCACCACCACCGTCGTCTACAACCAGCTCACCGGCAAGGTCGAGCGCCAGTTCATGAGCCTGTTCGGCACCGCGCGGAACTGCGCGGGTGGACCGACGCCCTGGAACTCCTGGCTTACCTGCGAAGAGACCGCCCTCACCAAGGGCGAAGGCCGCGAGCACGACCACGGCTGGGTCTTCGAAGTCCCCGCCGGCGCCACCGGCGCCGTCAAGCCCGAGCCGATCACCGCGATGGGCCGCTTCCGCCACGAGGCCGTCGCCTTCGACCCGCGCAGCGGCGCCGTCTATCAGACCGAGGACGTCGCCGACGCCGGCCTCTACCGATACCTGCCGAAGGAACGCACCCGCCTGCTCGCCGGCGGGCGTCTGCAGGCGCTGTGCGTCGCCGATCGCGCCACGCTCGACACGCGCAACTGGGACAAGGCGCACCAGACCGTGAAGGTCGGCGAGAAGCTCCGCGTGCGCTGGGTCGACCTCGTCAACGTCGAGGCACCCAAGGACGACCTCCGCACGCAGGCCCAGAGCAAGGGCGGGGCGATCTTCGCCCGCTGCGAAGGCATCTGGTACGGCGACTCGTGCGCCTACTTCGCCTCCACCAGCGGCGGCTCGTCGGAGATGGGCCAGCTCTGGAAGTACACGCCCAGCCAGGCCGAGGGCACGCCCGACGAAGAAAAGAACCCCGGCATCCTCGAACTCATGCTCGAGGTCCACGACTCCAAGGTGCTCAACAACGCCGACAACCTGACCGTCGCCCCCTGGGGCGACCTCATCGTCTGCGAAGACGGCGACGGCGCGAACGGGCTCGTCGGCGTCACGCCCGACGGCATCCCCTACCGCCTCGCCATGACCCGCGTGAACACCTCCGAAACCGCCGGCGCGTGCTTCTCGCCCGATGGCTCGACGCTCTTCATGAACATCCAGCACCCGGGCCTCACGCTCGCCATCCGCGGGCCGTGGAAGAAGCGGTAG
- a CDS encoding S9 family peptidase: MSAPQATGGQSTPLIPRDVLFGNPERAGSQLSHDGKWLSFLAPLNGVLNVWVAPADDVSKARAITSDTKRGIRQYFWAYDNVHILYLQDAGGDENWKVYSVEVASGKARDLTPFDSIPGPDGNPIRVPTGRGPDGQTQYMTLRPAAQVQGVSDLFPGAVLVGLNNRNPSYHDLYKVDIATGQLTLVMENDEYAAIMADDSFTPRLAMRQTADGGLEFLKADGKGSFTPWQTVAQADALTTSPQGFTKDGSSVYMVDSRDGNTSRLTLVNLKTDEVKTLAADPKADADGVLTHPKTNEAQAVSFEFDRVRWQVLDPSIEPDLAYLKTVADGEVSISSRTLDDSRWLVNYLMDDGPVRLYRYDRDPKSGKPGKATFLYTNRPRLEGQPLAKMHPVVIKSRDGMNLVSYLTIPAGTDTKKAGQPDKPLPMVLMVHGGPWARDSWGFNPYHQWLANRGYAVLSVNFRGSTGFGKEFVNAGDREWAAAMHNDLLDAVDWAVSKGVADKNKVAIMGGSYGGYATLAGLTFTPDVFACGVSIVGPSNLVTLLNSIPMHWAPMIEMMTSRVGDHRTEEGRAFLASRSPLTHVDKITRPLLIGQGANDPRVKQNESDQIVSAMERKGIPVTYVVFPDEGHGFARPENNMAFNAIVEGFLAQHLGGRAQPIGEDVRASTARVPTGAAGVPGLSAATHTPGK, from the coding sequence GTGAGCGCTCCGCAAGCCACCGGCGGGCAGTCCACGCCCCTCATCCCGCGCGACGTCCTCTTCGGCAACCCCGAACGCGCCGGCTCGCAGCTCAGCCACGACGGCAAGTGGCTCTCGTTCCTCGCGCCCCTCAACGGCGTGCTCAACGTCTGGGTCGCCCCCGCCGACGACGTCTCCAAGGCCCGCGCCATCACCTCCGACACGAAGCGCGGCATCCGCCAGTACTTCTGGGCCTACGACAACGTCCACATCCTCTACCTCCAGGACGCGGGCGGGGACGAAAACTGGAAGGTCTACAGCGTCGAGGTCGCGTCCGGCAAGGCGCGGGACCTCACGCCCTTTGACTCCATCCCCGGGCCCGACGGGAACCCCATCCGCGTGCCGACCGGCAGGGGCCCCGACGGCCAGACGCAGTACATGACGCTCCGCCCGGCCGCGCAGGTCCAGGGCGTCTCCGACCTCTTCCCCGGCGCGGTGCTCGTGGGGCTGAACAACCGCAACCCGTCGTACCACGACCTTTACAAGGTCGACATCGCGACCGGCCAACTGACGCTGGTGATGGAGAACGACGAGTACGCCGCGATCATGGCCGACGACTCGTTCACCCCGCGCCTGGCGATGCGTCAGACCGCGGACGGCGGGCTGGAGTTCCTGAAGGCCGACGGCAAGGGCTCGTTCACGCCCTGGCAGACGGTGGCGCAGGCCGACGCGTTGACGACCTCGCCCCAGGGCTTCACCAAGGACGGCTCGTCGGTGTACATGGTGGACAGCCGCGACGGCAACACCTCACGCCTCACGCTCGTCAACCTCAAGACCGACGAGGTCAAGACGCTCGCCGCCGACCCCAAGGCGGACGCGGACGGCGTCCTCACGCACCCGAAGACCAACGAGGCGCAGGCGGTGTCGTTCGAGTTCGACCGGGTGCGCTGGCAGGTGCTGGACCCCTCGATCGAGCCCGACCTCGCGTACCTCAAGACCGTGGCGGACGGCGAGGTGAGCATCTCGAGCCGCACGCTCGATGACTCGCGCTGGCTGGTGAACTACCTGATGGACGACGGGCCTGTGCGGCTGTACCGGTACGACCGCGACCCCAAGTCCGGCAAGCCCGGCAAGGCGACGTTCCTGTACACCAACCGCCCGCGCCTGGAGGGCCAGCCGCTCGCGAAGATGCACCCCGTGGTCATCAAGAGCCGCGACGGGATGAACCTCGTGAGCTACCTCACGATCCCCGCGGGGACGGACACGAAGAAGGCCGGCCAGCCCGACAAGCCGCTGCCGATGGTGCTGATGGTGCACGGCGGGCCCTGGGCGCGTGATTCCTGGGGCTTCAACCCCTACCACCAGTGGCTGGCCAACCGCGGGTACGCGGTGCTCAGCGTGAACTTCCGGGGCTCCACGGGCTTCGGCAAGGAGTTCGTGAACGCGGGCGACCGCGAGTGGGCCGCCGCGATGCACAACGACCTGCTCGACGCCGTCGACTGGGCCGTGTCCAAGGGCGTCGCCGACAAGAACAAGGTCGCGATCATGGGCGGCTCGTACGGCGGGTACGCCACGCTCGCCGGCCTCACCTTCACGCCCGACGTCTTCGCCTGCGGCGTGTCCATCGTCGGGCCCAGCAACCTCGTCACGCTGCTCAACTCCATCCCCATGCACTGGGCCCCGATGATCGAGATGATGACCTCGCGCGTGGGCGACCATCGCACCGAGGAAGGCCGCGCCTTCCTCGCTTCGCGCTCGCCCCTCACGCACGTCGACAAGATCACCCGCCCCCTGCTGATCGGCCAGGGCGCCAACGACCCGCGCGTGAAGCAGAACGAGAGCGACCAGATCGTCTCCGCGATGGAACGCAAGGGCATCCCCGTGACGTACGTCGTCTTCCCCGACGAGGGGCACGGCTTCGCACGCCCCGAGAACAACATGGCCTTCAACGCCATCGTCGAGGGCTTCCTCGCCCAGCACCTGGGCGGACGCGCCCAGCCCATCGGCGAGGACGTCCGCGCCAGCACGGCCCGCGTGCCCACCGGCGCCGCCGGCGTGCCGGGCCTCTCCGCAGCGACCCACACGCCCGGCAAGTAA
- a CDS encoding peptide ABC transporter substrate-binding protein gives MLRLALPLVLLASVALAGLLAGGAPPRADFVMVNRGEVSTLDPVQMSWLQDFRAASLLSEGLTRWDVFSESFDPVPGVAESWTISDDACAYTFRLREDARWSDASPVTAHDFVYAWRRLILPDGGGDYAALLSCVRGVREFVEWRSRQLAAYAAASTRDSARAAALWEETVRAFDERVGVHAPDDRTLVVELERPTPYFLDLTSFGPLAPVHRATLERHESIDPRTALRRTDPSWTRPGTLVSNGPFRLTEWRFKRHMRFERSEHYWDRQRVNVRSVAIPSIADGNAQVLAFRSGAVDWTSDVTPFYRGEIFAAKQAFHAAHAPEVARLRAAGLDPVAIDRALPRDPRAHVHAFPSFGTYFYNFNCRPRLGDGTPNPFADARVRRAFARTIDRESVARDILRGGERPTRTLIPPGSIGGYASPPGLEPDVEIARRELAEAGFPGGAGFPAIEILVNSEGNHALIAQAVARDWGSRLGVRARVIVKETRAFREDVKGGRFMVSRATWFGDYGDPTTFLDLNRTGNGNNDRGYSSPAYDELLAEAERAADPAERLAILARAEALLVEHELPFAPIYQYVQQYLFDPHRVGGISPHPRQAQDLSRVDILGDGVGADVAPAMRPGRAGGSLAPPAPPAPHGTTP, from the coding sequence GTGCTCCGACTGGCTCTCCCGCTGGTGCTGTTGGCGTCCGTCGCCCTCGCGGGCCTGCTCGCGGGCGGCGCGCCCCCCCGCGCCGACTTCGTCATGGTCAACCGGGGCGAGGTCAGCACGCTCGACCCCGTCCAGATGTCGTGGCTGCAAGACTTCCGCGCCGCGTCGCTCCTCTCCGAGGGCCTCACGCGCTGGGACGTCTTCAGCGAGTCGTTCGACCCCGTCCCCGGCGTCGCCGAGTCCTGGACGATCTCCGACGACGCCTGCGCGTACACCTTCCGCCTGCGCGAAGACGCCCGCTGGAGCGACGCCTCGCCCGTCACGGCCCACGACTTCGTGTACGCGTGGCGACGGCTCATCCTGCCCGACGGCGGGGGCGACTACGCCGCACTGCTCTCGTGCGTGCGGGGCGTGCGCGAGTTCGTCGAGTGGCGGTCGCGTCAACTCGCGGCGTACGCCGCGGCGTCAACCCGTGACTCCGCCCGGGCCGCGGCCCTGTGGGAGGAAACGGTCCGCGCGTTCGACGAGCGCGTCGGCGTGCACGCGCCCGACGACCGCACGCTCGTCGTCGAGCTCGAACGCCCGACGCCCTACTTCCTCGATCTCACGTCCTTCGGCCCGCTGGCGCCCGTACACCGCGCCACCCTCGAACGCCACGAGTCCATCGACCCGCGCACCGCCCTGCGCCGCACCGACCCCTCGTGGACGCGCCCCGGCACGCTCGTGTCCAACGGCCCGTTCCGTCTCACCGAGTGGCGCTTCAAGCGCCACATGCGCTTCGAACGCAGCGAGCACTACTGGGACCGCCAGCGCGTCAACGTCCGCAGCGTCGCCATCCCCTCCATCGCCGACGGCAACGCCCAGGTCCTCGCCTTCCGCTCCGGCGCGGTCGACTGGACCAGCGACGTCACCCCGTTTTATCGCGGCGAGATCTTCGCCGCCAAGCAGGCCTTCCACGCGGCGCACGCCCCGGAGGTCGCGCGTCTGCGGGCCGCCGGGCTCGATCCCGTCGCGATCGACCGCGCCCTCCCGCGCGATCCGCGCGCGCACGTGCACGCGTTTCCCTCGTTCGGAACGTACTTCTACAACTTCAACTGTCGCCCGCGCCTGGGCGACGGCACGCCCAATCCCTTCGCCGACGCGCGCGTCCGCCGCGCATTCGCCCGCACGATCGACCGCGAGAGCGTGGCGCGCGACATCCTCCGGGGCGGCGAGCGCCCGACCCGCACGCTCATCCCGCCCGGCTCGATCGGCGGGTACGCCTCGCCCCCGGGGCTCGAGCCCGACGTCGAGATCGCGCGCCGGGAACTGGCCGAGGCCGGCTTCCCCGGCGGCGCGGGCTTCCCCGCCATCGAGATCCTCGTGAACAGCGAGGGAAACCACGCGCTCATCGCGCAGGCCGTCGCGCGCGACTGGGGCTCGCGCCTGGGTGTGCGGGCGCGGGTGATCGTCAAGGAGACGCGTGCCTTCCGCGAGGACGTGAAGGGCGGGCGGTTCATGGTGAGCCGCGCGACGTGGTTCGGCGACTACGGCGACCCGACCACGTTCCTGGACCTCAACCGCACCGGCAACGGCAACAACGACCGCGGCTATTCCAGCCCCGCGTACGACGAGCTGCTGGCCGAGGCCGAACGCGCCGCCGACCCCGCCGAGCGCCTCGCCATCCTCGCGCGCGCCGAGGCGCTGCTCGTCGAGCACGAACTGCCCTTCGCGCCGATCTACCAGTACGTGCAGCAGTACCTCTTCGACCCGCACCGCGTCGGGGGCATCTCGCCCCACCCGCGCCAGGCACAGGACCTCTCGCGCGTCGACATCCTCGGCGACGGCGTCGGCGCCGACGTCGCGCCCGCCATGCGCCCGGGGCGGGCCGGCGGCTCGCTCGCCCCGCCCGCACCCCCCGCCCCGCACGGAACCACGCCGTGA
- a CDS encoding glycosyltransferase produces the protein MRILMLGWEFPPFIAGGLGVACFGLTRALDKAGHQVVFILPKPVDTSMASHVRMLAPRLAGVPGGGGGGGTSPSGVPALTDLIDESGMPLFGFRHAVFKGVPASFTSPYPAFDQAKFVSLSGVAGGQAALSPEELEAMALPTMSDMAMSGQGAPAPSVVGGGGGAGAGYGMDLVGDSERYARLVVALASREQFDVVHAHDWLTYPAGIALAKVTGRPLVVQVHSTEFDRSGNNVNQRVYDIERAGMHAADRVIAVSQMTKSICVRRYGVRPDRVDVVYNGIEREAQQPGAGERIESTDRIVLFLGRITMQKGPEYFIAAAKRVLEKVANVKFVLAGSGDMALRMIELAAGMGIGHKVLFTGFLRGRDVDRVFKMADCYVMPSVSEPFGIAALEAISHDVPVILSKTSGASEVLTHVLKVDFWDIDEMANKIVAVLRHPPLGQTLRQHGTMELHRLTWDGAAQRCVESYQLALAQRNGMA, from the coding sequence ATGCGCATCCTGATGCTCGGGTGGGAGTTTCCGCCCTTCATCGCCGGCGGGCTCGGCGTCGCGTGCTTCGGCCTGACGCGCGCCCTCGACAAGGCGGGGCACCAGGTCGTGTTCATCCTGCCCAAGCCCGTCGACACCTCCATGGCCAGCCACGTCCGGATGCTCGCGCCGCGCCTGGCGGGCGTGCCCGGCGGCGGCGGAGGAGGCGGTACGTCCCCGAGCGGGGTGCCCGCACTGACCGACCTCATCGACGAATCCGGCATGCCGCTCTTCGGCTTCCGCCACGCCGTCTTCAAGGGCGTGCCCGCCTCGTTCACCAGCCCGTACCCCGCGTTCGACCAGGCGAAGTTCGTGAGCCTGTCGGGCGTCGCCGGCGGTCAGGCCGCCCTCTCGCCCGAAGAGCTCGAGGCCATGGCGCTGCCGACGATGTCCGACATGGCGATGTCGGGCCAGGGGGCGCCCGCGCCGTCGGTGGTGGGGGGCGGCGGGGGCGCCGGCGCGGGCTACGGCATGGACCTCGTGGGCGATTCGGAGCGGTACGCCCGCCTGGTCGTCGCCCTCGCCTCGCGCGAGCAGTTCGACGTCGTCCACGCGCACGACTGGCTGACGTACCCCGCGGGCATCGCGCTGGCGAAGGTCACCGGCAGGCCGCTCGTGGTGCAGGTGCACAGCACCGAGTTCGACCGTTCGGGCAACAACGTCAACCAGCGCGTGTACGACATCGAGCGCGCGGGGATGCACGCGGCCGACCGCGTCATCGCCGTGAGCCAGATGACCAAGAGCATCTGCGTGCGGCGGTACGGCGTGCGTCCCGACCGCGTCGACGTGGTGTACAACGGCATCGAGCGCGAGGCCCAGCAGCCCGGCGCGGGCGAGCGCATCGAGAGCACCGACCGGATCGTGCTCTTCCTCGGGCGCATCACGATGCAGAAGGGCCCGGAGTACTTCATCGCCGCCGCCAAGCGCGTGCTCGAGAAGGTCGCGAACGTCAAGTTCGTCCTCGCCGGCTCGGGCGACATGGCCCTGCGGATGATCGAGCTCGCGGCGGGCATGGGCATCGGGCACAAGGTGCTCTTCACCGGCTTCCTGCGCGGGCGCGACGTCGACCGCGTCTTCAAGATGGCCGACTGCTACGTCATGCCCAGCGTGAGCGAGCCCTTCGGCATCGCGGCGCTGGAGGCGATCTCGCACGATGTGCCCGTCATCCTCAGCAAGACCAGCGGCGCCAGCGAGGTGCTGACCCACGTGCTGAAGGTCGACTTCTGGGACATCGACGAGATGGCGAACAAGATCGTCGCGGTGCTGCGACACCCGCCGCTGGGGCAGACCCTGCGCCAGCACGGCACGATGGAGCTGCACCGCCTGACGTGGGACGGGGCCGCCCAGCGATGCGTGGAGTCGTACCAGTTGGCGCTTGCGCAGCGCAACGGGATGGCGTAG
- a CDS encoding aminodeoxychorismate/anthranilate synthase component II — MILLIDNYDSFTWNLVQRLGEIDRSLRVGRDLLVVRNDEITPDQAAGLDAGRGPSRVIISPGPCTPKEAGCSAAIIERFAGRVPVLGVCLGHQTMADMNGMTVTRHAVPVHGKTSPIHHDGRGVFAGLPSPFDATRYHSLVVLPETIPARRPGEDGWEVSAWTIERTEAGDQRRVVMGLRRAWADGTKRPLEGVQFHPESFLTLEGPRLLANFLAQ, encoded by the coding sequence GTGATCCTGCTCATCGACAACTACGACTCGTTCACGTGGAATCTCGTCCAGCGTCTGGGCGAGATCGACCGGTCGCTGCGCGTCGGGCGCGACCTGCTGGTCGTGCGCAACGACGAGATCACGCCCGACCAGGCCGCGGGTCTCGACGCGGGGCGCGGGCCCTCGCGCGTGATCATCTCGCCCGGGCCTTGCACGCCCAAGGAGGCCGGGTGCTCGGCGGCGATCATCGAGCGGTTCGCCGGGCGCGTGCCCGTGCTGGGCGTGTGCCTGGGGCACCAGACGATGGCCGACATGAACGGCATGACCGTGACGCGCCACGCGGTGCCCGTGCACGGCAAGACGAGCCCGATCCACCACGACGGGCGCGGCGTCTTCGCCGGGCTGCCCAGCCCGTTCGACGCGACACGCTACCACTCGCTCGTGGTGCTGCCCGAGACGATCCCCGCGCGACGCCCGGGCGAGGACGGCTGGGAAGTCTCGGCGTGGACGATCGAGCGGACTGAAGCGGGCGACCAGCGGCGGGTGGTCATGGGCCTGCGCCGCGCGTGGGCGGACGGCACGAAGCGCCCGCTCGAGGGCGTGCAGTTTCACCCGGAGAGCTTCTTGACGCTCGAAGGGCCGCGGCTGCTGGCGAACTTCTTGGCGCAGTGA